One stretch of Actinopolymorpha sp. NPDC004070 DNA includes these proteins:
- a CDS encoding bifunctional [glutamine synthetase] adenylyltransferase/[glutamine synthetase]-adenylyl-L-tyrosine phosphorylase: protein MTELRTPDEARLPGEGQLVRWGFAEPEAALRRIGELPAALIPALDATGAAADPDQAVGFLADLVDDEREGPGLVAALVDDETLRRRLMRLLGASTGLAEHLIRHPEHWRDLADPHLSTTRPTTRALRASLLSAVGADPAAEVPVAADGGPGAADALRVAYHRLLLRLAVRDLGNEIRVDDAAAELADLAAAALEASLALARARLPRNATPCRLAIIGMGKTGARELNYVSDVDVLFVAEPAEQPEQAERAERTGEGDATRTATQLATQVIRICSEHSGEGTLWPVDAGLRPEGNAGPLVRSVASYDAYYQRWAKTWEFQALLKARTVAGDHELGARFLEVIDPLVWRAAERDGFVADVQAMRRRVVDHIPAAQLDRQLKLGPGGLRDVEFAVQLLQLVHGRSDPSLRRPSTLRALDALTAGGYVGRDDGAALAEAYRFLRTLEHRIQLSRLRRTHLLPEDEQDLRALGRSLGMWAEPVNELTQEWKKHVREVRRLHEKLFYRPLLAAVARIPTAETRLTPDAARARLTALGYIDSAAALRHIEALVAGVSRRASIQRTLLPVMLEWFADAPDPDGGLLAFRQVSEELGSTPWYLRLLRDEGVTAERMARVLASSKFVVGLLRRAPEAVAMFGDDRELRPRTREQVETEMLAAAGRYDDPASAAAAVRAIRRRELLRVAAADVLEMLDVDAVGEALTDIAAATLSGGLVAAVRSVAAQGRPTIPTRLAVVAMGRFGGHEMSYGSDADVIFVHEPYDGADEKEAADAATAVVSELRRLLAAPAPDPPVGVDADLRPEGRQGPLIRTLASYTSYYARWSHVWEAQALLRAESVCGDRGLRRRFMELVDGLRWPDAGLTGDDEREIRRIKARVDAERLPRGADPTTHTKLGRGGLADVEWTVQLLQLRHGAEVPGLRTTRTVRALEAAADAGLLAREDADDLLAAWRLATRARNAMMLVRDRRSDSLPRDPAELAAVSRLLGYGPQESGLFLEDYRRITRHARSVVERVFWE from the coding sequence TTGACGGAGCTGCGAACTCCTGACGAGGCCCGGCTTCCCGGCGAGGGCCAACTGGTGCGGTGGGGATTCGCCGAGCCGGAGGCGGCCCTCCGCCGCATCGGTGAGCTCCCGGCCGCTCTGATCCCTGCGCTGGACGCGACCGGAGCGGCCGCCGACCCGGACCAGGCGGTGGGGTTCCTGGCCGACCTGGTGGACGACGAACGCGAGGGGCCCGGACTGGTCGCCGCGCTCGTGGACGACGAGACGCTCCGGCGCCGGCTGATGCGGCTCCTGGGTGCGAGCACGGGGCTGGCCGAGCACCTGATCCGGCACCCCGAGCACTGGCGCGACCTCGCCGACCCGCACCTGTCCACCACCCGGCCCACGACCAGGGCGCTGCGCGCAAGCCTGCTCTCCGCGGTGGGCGCGGACCCCGCGGCGGAGGTGCCCGTCGCCGCCGACGGCGGCCCCGGAGCCGCTGACGCCCTGCGGGTGGCCTACCACCGCCTGCTGCTCCGGCTCGCCGTCCGCGACCTCGGCAACGAGATACGGGTGGACGACGCGGCCGCCGAGCTCGCCGACCTCGCCGCCGCCGCGCTGGAGGCCTCGCTCGCCCTGGCCCGGGCCAGGCTGCCGCGAAACGCCACACCGTGCCGGCTGGCGATCATCGGGATGGGCAAGACCGGAGCGCGGGAGCTCAACTACGTCAGCGACGTGGACGTTCTCTTCGTCGCCGAGCCGGCCGAACAGCCCGAGCAGGCCGAGCGGGCTGAGCGGACAGGGGAGGGCGACGCGACCCGGACGGCGACCCAGCTCGCCACGCAGGTGATCCGGATCTGCTCCGAACACAGCGGCGAGGGCACCCTGTGGCCGGTCGACGCCGGACTGCGGCCCGAGGGCAACGCGGGTCCGCTGGTCCGCTCGGTGGCGAGCTACGACGCCTACTACCAGCGCTGGGCGAAGACCTGGGAGTTCCAGGCGCTGCTCAAGGCCCGTACCGTGGCCGGGGACCACGAGCTCGGCGCCCGCTTCCTGGAGGTCATCGACCCACTCGTGTGGCGCGCTGCCGAACGCGACGGTTTCGTCGCCGACGTGCAGGCCATGCGGCGCAGGGTGGTCGACCACATTCCGGCCGCTCAGCTGGACAGGCAGCTCAAGCTGGGTCCGGGCGGGCTGCGCGACGTGGAGTTCGCGGTGCAGTTGCTGCAGCTGGTGCACGGCCGCTCCGACCCGTCGCTGCGCCGCCCGTCGACCCTGCGGGCGCTGGACGCGCTCACCGCGGGCGGCTACGTCGGCCGCGACGACGGCGCCGCGCTCGCGGAGGCGTACCGCTTCCTGCGTACGCTCGAGCACCGGATCCAGCTGTCCCGGCTGCGGCGTACGCACCTGCTCCCCGAGGACGAGCAGGACCTGCGTGCGCTCGGCCGCTCGCTGGGGATGTGGGCGGAGCCGGTCAACGAGCTCACCCAGGAGTGGAAGAAGCACGTCCGGGAAGTACGCCGGCTGCACGAGAAGCTCTTCTACCGCCCACTGCTCGCGGCGGTCGCGCGTATCCCGACCGCGGAGACGCGGCTGACTCCGGACGCCGCCCGGGCCCGGCTCACCGCGCTCGGCTACATCGACTCCGCGGCGGCGCTGCGGCACATCGAGGCGCTGGTGGCCGGGGTCTCCCGGCGGGCGTCCATCCAGCGCACGCTGCTGCCGGTGATGCTGGAGTGGTTTGCCGACGCCCCCGACCCCGACGGCGGACTGCTGGCCTTCCGTCAGGTGTCGGAGGAGCTCGGGTCCACGCCGTGGTACCTGCGGCTGTTGCGCGACGAGGGCGTCACCGCCGAACGCATGGCCAGGGTGCTGGCCTCCAGCAAGTTCGTCGTCGGCCTGCTGCGGCGCGCGCCGGAAGCGGTGGCGATGTTCGGCGACGACCGGGAGCTGCGCCCCCGCACCCGAGAGCAGGTGGAGACCGAGATGCTCGCCGCCGCCGGGAGGTACGACGACCCGGCGTCGGCCGCCGCCGCGGTCCGGGCGATCCGGCGCCGGGAGCTGTTGCGGGTCGCGGCCGCGGACGTCCTGGAGATGCTCGACGTGGACGCGGTCGGCGAGGCGCTCACCGACATCGCGGCGGCCACCCTCAGCGGAGGGCTGGTCGCGGCGGTGCGTTCGGTCGCCGCGCAGGGGCGGCCCACCATCCCCACCCGGCTGGCGGTCGTGGCGATGGGGAGGTTCGGCGGCCACGAGATGAGCTACGGCAGCGACGCCGACGTGATCTTCGTGCACGAGCCCTACGACGGCGCGGACGAGAAGGAGGCCGCCGACGCGGCCACCGCGGTGGTCAGCGAGCTCCGGCGGCTGCTCGCCGCGCCCGCACCCGACCCGCCCGTCGGGGTGGACGCCGACCTGCGCCCGGAGGGACGTCAGGGCCCGCTCATCCGCACGCTCGCGTCGTACACCTCCTACTACGCGCGCTGGTCGCACGTGTGGGAAGCGCAGGCTCTGCTGCGGGCCGAGTCGGTGTGCGGCGACCGCGGACTGCGCAGGAGGTTCATGGAGCTCGTGGACGGGCTCCGCTGGCCGGATGCCGGGCTCACCGGCGACGACGAGCGGGAGATCCGCCGGATCAAGGCCCGGGTGGACGCCGAGCGCCTGCCCCGCGGAGCGGACCCGACGACGCACACCAAGCTCGGCCGGGGCGGCCTGGCCGACGTGGAGTGGACCGTCCAGCTGTTGCAGCTGCGCCACGGTGCGGAGGTGCCGGGGCTGCGCACCACCCGCACCGTGCGGGCGCTGGAGGCGGCCGCCGACGCCGGACTGCTGGCTCGCGAGGACGCCGACGACCTGCTCGCCGCCTGGCGGCTCGCGACCCGCGCCCGCAACGCGATGATGCTGGTGCGCGACCGCCGCTCGGACTCCCTGCCCCGCGACCCGGCAGAGCTCGCCGCGGTGTCGCGGCTGCTCGGCTACGGGCCGCAGGAGTCCGGGCTGTTCCTCGAGGACTACCGCCGGATCACCCGGCATGCCCGCTCCGTGGTCGAGCGCGTCTTCTGGGAGTGA
- a CDS encoding glutamine synthetase family protein, with the protein MDKQQEFVLRTLEERDVRFVRLWFTDVLGFLKSVAIAPAELEGAFAEGIGFDGSAIEGFARVYEADMVARPDPSTFQILPWRGNSPATARMFCDIQMPDGSPSYADPRFVLKRTLSRAAELGFTFYTHPEIEFFVFKDPPEKGRVPSPVDRSGYFDHTAHGMSQDFRREAITMLEAMGISVEFSHHEGAPGQQEIDLRYADALATADNIMTFRVVVKEVALGQGIYASFMPKPFTQWAGSGMHTHMSLFEGDRNAFFESGAEYHLSKVARSFIAGLLRHAGEITAVTNQWVNSYKRLWGGGEAPAYVCWGHNNRSALVRVPMYKPDKGQSTRIEFRSLDSAANPYLAYAVLLSAGLKGVEEGYELPAEAEDDVWSLTEGERRAMGIDPLPQSLDEAIRTMENSELVAETLGEHVFDFFLRNKKAEWEEYRQQVTAFERDRLLPVI; encoded by the coding sequence GTGGACAAACAGCAAGAGTTCGTACTCCGCACGCTCGAGGAGCGAGACGTGCGGTTCGTCCGACTGTGGTTCACCGACGTGCTCGGCTTCCTCAAGTCGGTCGCGATCGCGCCGGCGGAGCTGGAGGGGGCGTTCGCGGAGGGGATCGGCTTCGACGGCTCGGCGATCGAGGGCTTTGCCCGGGTCTACGAGGCCGACATGGTGGCCCGGCCCGACCCGTCGACGTTCCAGATCCTGCCCTGGCGGGGCAACTCCCCGGCGACGGCACGGATGTTCTGCGACATCCAGATGCCCGACGGGTCGCCGTCGTACGCCGACCCGCGCTTCGTGCTCAAGCGCACGCTGAGCCGGGCCGCCGAGCTGGGCTTCACCTTCTACACCCACCCCGAGATCGAGTTCTTCGTCTTCAAGGACCCGCCGGAGAAGGGCCGGGTGCCGTCGCCGGTCGACCGCAGCGGCTACTTCGACCACACCGCCCACGGCATGAGCCAGGACTTCCGCCGCGAGGCGATCACCATGCTCGAGGCGATGGGCATCTCGGTGGAGTTCAGCCACCACGAGGGCGCTCCCGGGCAGCAGGAGATCGACCTGCGCTACGCCGACGCGCTGGCGACCGCCGACAACATCATGACCTTCCGGGTGGTGGTCAAGGAGGTCGCGCTCGGCCAGGGCATCTACGCGTCGTTCATGCCGAAGCCGTTCACGCAGTGGGCGGGGTCGGGCATGCACACGCACATGTCGTTGTTCGAGGGCGACCGCAACGCATTCTTCGAGTCGGGCGCGGAATACCACCTGTCCAAGGTCGCGCGGTCCTTCATCGCCGGACTGCTCCGCCACGCCGGCGAGATCACCGCGGTCACCAATCAGTGGGTCAACTCCTACAAGCGGCTGTGGGGCGGCGGTGAGGCGCCGGCCTACGTCTGCTGGGGCCACAACAACCGCTCGGCGCTGGTCCGGGTGCCGATGTACAAGCCGGACAAGGGACAGTCGACCCGGATCGAGTTCCGTTCGCTGGACTCCGCGGCCAACCCCTACCTCGCCTACGCCGTCCTGCTGTCGGCCGGGCTGAAGGGCGTCGAGGAGGGGTACGAGCTGCCGGCGGAGGCCGAGGACGACGTGTGGTCGCTCACCGAGGGCGAACGCCGGGCGATGGGCATCGACCCGCTGCCCCAGAGCCTGGACGAGGCCATCCGCACCATGGAGAACAGCGAGCTGGTTGCCGAGACGCTGGGCGAGCACGTCTTCGACTTCTTCCTGCGTAACAAGAAGGCCGAGTGGGAGGAGTACCGCCAGCAGGTGACGGCGTTCGAGCGCGACCGGCTCCTCCCGGTGATCTGA
- a CDS encoding NAD+ synthase encodes MAQIRLALAQLNVTVGDIAGNAEAIQRWAQHAADRGAHVVAFPETALTGYPVEDLALRSSFVEASRNAVEELAGKLAAAGLGNLVVVCGYLDRAEDGFERIGRPKGSPQNAAAVIHRGRIVARAVKHHLPNYGVFDEFRYFVPGDSLQVVTVHGVDIAVTICEDLWQEGGPVRAARAAGAGLLLTVNASPYELAKDDDRLNLVTRRAREAMCPLAYVNMVGGQDELVFDGDSLVVDETGTVLTRAPQFTEGLLTVDLDLATTTRGADEYAGIRIERTVVSDTPLPGYEASPSGEAPRLDEEAEIYTAIVTGLRDYIHKNGYESVVLGLSGGIDSALAATIACDALGPENVYGVSNPSRFSSEHSRDDAADLAARTGLNYRVIPIEPMVSAFADNIELTGIAQENLQARIRGMIWMGIANEEGHLTIATGNKSELAVGYSTMYGDAVGAFAPLKDVPKTRVWALARWRNQAAVDLGETPPIPENSITKEPSAELRPGQRDADSLPPYDLLDQILEDYVEEDAGAADIVAAGFDPDLVERIIRMVDAAEFKRRQYPPGPKITFKAFGRDRRLPITNGWREAVVAGHHPQAPERTAPPGEGPRT; translated from the coding sequence GTGGCACAAATCCGTCTCGCGCTCGCGCAGCTCAACGTCACCGTCGGGGACATCGCGGGCAACGCCGAGGCCATCCAGAGGTGGGCACAGCACGCCGCCGACCGCGGTGCCCACGTGGTCGCGTTCCCCGAGACCGCTCTGACCGGCTACCCCGTCGAGGACCTCGCCCTGCGGTCGTCGTTCGTGGAGGCCAGCCGGAACGCCGTGGAGGAGCTGGCCGGCAAGCTCGCCGCGGCCGGGCTCGGCAACCTCGTGGTCGTGTGCGGTTACCTCGACCGGGCCGAGGACGGCTTCGAACGCATCGGTCGGCCGAAGGGGTCGCCGCAGAACGCCGCCGCCGTCATCCACCGGGGCCGGATCGTCGCCCGCGCCGTCAAGCACCATCTGCCCAACTACGGCGTGTTCGACGAGTTCCGCTACTTCGTCCCGGGTGACAGCCTGCAGGTGGTAACCGTGCACGGCGTCGACATCGCGGTGACGATCTGTGAGGACCTCTGGCAGGAGGGCGGGCCGGTCCGCGCGGCGCGGGCCGCCGGTGCCGGGCTGCTGCTGACCGTCAACGCCTCGCCGTACGAGCTGGCCAAGGACGACGACCGCCTCAACCTCGTCACCCGCCGGGCCCGCGAGGCCATGTGCCCGCTCGCCTACGTCAACATGGTCGGCGGCCAGGACGAGCTGGTCTTCGACGGGGACTCCCTCGTCGTCGACGAGACGGGCACGGTCCTCACCCGCGCGCCGCAGTTCACCGAGGGCCTGCTGACCGTCGACCTGGACCTCGCGACCACCACCCGGGGTGCCGACGAGTACGCCGGGATCCGGATCGAGCGCACGGTGGTGAGCGACACCCCGCTGCCCGGCTACGAGGCGAGCCCGTCCGGCGAGGCGCCGAGGCTGGACGAGGAGGCCGAGATCTACACGGCCATCGTCACCGGCCTGCGCGACTACATCCACAAGAACGGCTACGAGAGCGTCGTCCTCGGCCTGTCCGGCGGTATCGACTCCGCACTCGCGGCGACGATCGCCTGCGACGCCCTCGGCCCGGAGAACGTCTACGGGGTCTCCAACCCCAGCCGCTTCTCCAGCGAGCACTCTCGCGACGACGCCGCCGACCTCGCCGCCCGCACCGGCCTCAACTACCGCGTCATCCCGATCGAGCCGATGGTGTCCGCGTTCGCCGACAACATCGAGCTGACCGGGATCGCGCAGGAGAACCTCCAGGCCCGCATCCGCGGCATGATCTGGATGGGGATCGCCAACGAGGAGGGCCACCTGACCATCGCCACCGGCAACAAGAGCGAGCTGGCGGTGGGCTACTCCACGATGTACGGCGACGCGGTGGGCGCGTTCGCGCCGCTGAAGGACGTGCCGAAAACCCGTGTCTGGGCACTCGCCCGCTGGCGCAACCAGGCGGCCGTCGACCTCGGTGAGACCCCGCCGATCCCGGAGAACTCCATCACCAAGGAGCCCTCGGCCGAGCTGCGCCCGGGCCAGCGCGACGCCGACTCCCTGCCGCCGTACGACCTGCTCGACCAGATCCTGGAGGACTACGTCGAGGAGGACGCCGGCGCCGCCGACATCGTGGCCGCGGGCTTCGACCCCGACCTCGTCGAGCGCATCATCCGGATGGTGGACGCTGCGGAGTTCAAGCGCCGGCAGTACCCCCCGGGCCCGAAGATCACGTTCAAGGCGTTCGGCCGCGACCGGCGACTGCCGATCACCAACGGCTGGCGGGAGGCGGTCGTCGCGGGCCACCATCCGCAGGCGCCCGAACGCACCGCTCCGCCCGGCGAGGGTCCGCGGACGTAG
- a CDS encoding EamA family transporter yields the protein MSTRDVTEVRGPGTRGGSSASGGEVRSVGLVLGSAVSLQVGAAFAVVLLGRVGPVGAVTLRMVLAAAIVWALVRPRLRHFARRDLLVGVAFGVVLVLMNTCFYSAVARLPLGAAVTIEFLGPLGLAVATSRRMRDLIWVGLAGAGVFLLGETGFEPLDPTGVAFALGAGVCWAGYILLGAQAGRRLGGTNALAVALAVASAAIVPAAAITSGPDLVRPGTLLLGLGVAVLSSALPYSLELAALRRIPPRTFGVLMSLEPVVAALVGFVVLRQRLTGWQFLAIALVVLASVGVTRAGPASAATSTAEPVPNVSSPAPRRSKP from the coding sequence GTGTCGACCCGGGACGTCACCGAGGTCCGCGGTCCCGGCACCCGCGGCGGCTCATCCGCATCGGGCGGTGAGGTCCGCTCGGTGGGCCTGGTGCTCGGCAGCGCGGTGTCGCTGCAGGTGGGCGCGGCGTTCGCGGTGGTCCTGCTCGGGCGGGTCGGCCCGGTCGGTGCGGTCACGCTGCGGATGGTCCTCGCTGCCGCCATCGTCTGGGCGCTGGTACGGCCCCGGCTGCGGCACTTCGCCCGGCGCGACCTGCTCGTCGGCGTCGCGTTCGGCGTGGTCCTGGTGCTGATGAACACCTGCTTCTACTCGGCGGTGGCCCGGCTGCCGCTCGGGGCAGCGGTGACCATCGAGTTCCTCGGCCCGCTCGGCCTGGCGGTGGCGACGTCGCGGCGGATGCGGGACCTGATCTGGGTCGGGCTGGCCGGCGCCGGGGTGTTCCTGCTGGGCGAGACCGGGTTCGAGCCGCTGGACCCGACAGGTGTCGCGTTCGCGCTCGGCGCGGGAGTGTGCTGGGCGGGCTACATCCTGCTCGGCGCACAGGCCGGCCGGCGCCTCGGCGGTACGAACGCCCTGGCGGTTGCCCTCGCCGTCGCCAGCGCCGCGATCGTGCCGGCGGCCGCGATCACCTCCGGTCCCGATCTCGTGCGGCCGGGTACGCTCCTGCTCGGGCTCGGAGTCGCCGTCCTGTCCTCGGCGCTGCCGTACTCCCTGGAGCTGGCCGCGCTGCGCCGGATCCCGCCGAGGACGTTCGGGGTACTGATGAGCCTGGAGCCGGTGGTGGCAGCACTTGTCGGCTTCGTCGTCCTGCGGCAGCGGCTCACCGGCTGGCAGTTCCTCGCGATCGCCCTGGTGGTCCTCGCCAGCGTCGGCGTCACCCGGGCCGGGCCGGCGTCGGCGGCGACCAGCACCGCCGAACCCGTTCCGAACGTGTCCAGCCCAGCCCCGAGGAGGTCGAAGCCGTGA
- a CDS encoding HEAT repeat domain-containing protein has protein sequence MLIGDVARRSGVSARMLRHYESRGLVRPTGRTDAGYREYSWEDIRRILHVEILRSLGLSLREVGRALDDPGFRPGELVDDLVRRTRERIAAEMELLTRLRRIGATDPADWEDVLHIVALLQGLGSDSAGKRQRAALSSAGEVPVPVEALVEATLSESDPIVAGALRWALARSGEGGADRGLALLAEGLRSPAAEVRKRAVDSITELPNAEATALLRDALTDADLVVRRSAALALGARGVADAVPTLVDMIVEEVNDVGAADALSALASDPARAEPIVARLADRLARSGAGSPARQRLTQALAEIPGEAAARALAELSDDEDRVVALTAAYILRLRSER, from the coding sequence GTGTTGATCGGTGACGTGGCCCGGCGATCGGGGGTCAGCGCCCGCATGCTCCGGCACTACGAGTCGCGCGGCCTGGTGCGGCCGACGGGCCGGACCGATGCCGGCTACCGGGAGTACTCCTGGGAGGACATCCGGCGAATCCTCCATGTCGAGATCTTGCGCTCGCTGGGACTGTCGCTGCGCGAGGTCGGCCGGGCACTGGACGATCCCGGCTTCCGGCCGGGCGAGCTGGTCGACGACCTCGTCCGCCGTACGCGGGAACGCATCGCCGCCGAGATGGAGCTGCTCACGCGGCTCCGGCGGATCGGCGCCACGGACCCCGCCGACTGGGAGGACGTACTCCACATCGTCGCACTCCTGCAGGGGCTGGGATCCGACAGCGCCGGGAAGCGGCAGCGCGCGGCGCTGTCCTCGGCCGGAGAGGTTCCGGTGCCGGTGGAGGCCCTCGTCGAGGCCACGCTGAGCGAGTCCGACCCGATCGTCGCCGGGGCCCTTCGATGGGCGCTCGCCCGGTCCGGCGAGGGCGGGGCCGACCGGGGGCTGGCGCTGCTGGCCGAGGGCCTCCGTTCACCGGCAGCGGAGGTGCGAAAGCGGGCGGTCGACTCCATCACCGAGCTCCCGAACGCCGAGGCGACCGCACTGCTGAGAGACGCGCTCACCGACGCCGACCTCGTGGTCCGCCGGAGCGCGGCCCTGGCGCTCGGGGCTCGCGGAGTGGCCGACGCGGTCCCGACGCTCGTCGACATGATCGTCGAGGAGGTGAACGACGTCGGCGCGGCCGATGCGCTGAGCGCGCTGGCGAGTGATCCGGCGCGGGCCGAGCCGATCGTCGCCCGGCTCGCCGACCGCCTCGCCCGGAGTGGCGCCGGTTCGCCGGCCCGTCAGCGGCTGACGCAGGCGCTCGCGGAGATTCCGGGGGAGGCGGCCGCACGTGCCCTGGCGGAGCTGTCAGACGACGAGGACCGGGTCGTCGCGCTGACCGCGGCGTACATCCTCAGGCTGCGGAGCGAGCGATGA
- a CDS encoding HEAT repeat domain-containing protein — MTMPQETAQESNQQEQPLQRQPEQDTYAMRAFRALAHPGPSVRVQAALAVGTNPDPCFVDTLVQRCGVEPEFLVREMLTWALTRHAPSLTVPKLVAELRSEGPQARSQALHTLSKIGDRRAWPAITRGLLTDADDEVARAAWRAAVALVPEGEEADLATVLATRLGRGDRETQLSLSRALIALGEGMMPTLRAAMTASDARVRQHAIATERLWCDPDAGFELAIEEAKRVAVLGTAGEEG, encoded by the coding sequence ATGACCATGCCGCAGGAGACCGCGCAGGAGTCCAACCAGCAGGAGCAACCACTCCAACGGCAGCCGGAACAGGACACGTACGCGATGCGGGCCTTCCGGGCGCTGGCCCACCCCGGCCCGTCGGTGCGGGTGCAGGCGGCGCTGGCCGTGGGCACGAACCCGGACCCTTGCTTCGTCGACACGCTGGTCCAGCGGTGCGGGGTCGAGCCCGAGTTCCTCGTACGCGAGATGCTCACCTGGGCGCTCACCCGCCACGCGCCGTCGCTCACGGTGCCGAAGCTCGTGGCCGAACTCCGTTCCGAGGGCCCGCAGGCACGAAGCCAGGCACTGCACACGCTGTCCAAGATCGGGGACCGCCGGGCATGGCCCGCGATCACCCGGGGTCTGCTGACCGACGCCGACGACGAGGTGGCGCGCGCGGCCTGGAGGGCTGCGGTCGCGCTCGTCCCCGAGGGCGAGGAGGCCGACCTGGCCACGGTGCTGGCGACCCGGCTCGGGCGCGGGGACCGGGAGACGCAGCTGAGCCTCAGCCGGGCGTTGATCGCGCTCGGTGAGGGGATGATGCCGACCCTGCGGGCCGCCATGACGGCCTCGGACGCCAGGGTGCGGCAGCACGCGATCGCCACGGAGCGGCTGTGGTGCGACCCGGACGCCGGATTCGAGCTCGCGATCGAGGAGGCCAAGCGCGTCGCGGTCCTGGGCACGGCCGGCGAGGAAGGCTGA
- a CDS encoding TIGR03557 family F420-dependent LLM class oxidoreductase, which produces MKYGYKASAEQFGTRELLDYALLAERLGLDIVAVSDHFQPWRHHGGHAPLVFSWLGALAHASERIEMGTSVLTPILRYHPSVVAQGFGTIDQFAPGRVFLGVGTGEAMNEVPATGTPWPGGKERRARLAEAVTLIRKLWTEDRVTFEGEYYRTHKATVYERPDVPLPIYVAAGGPLAGKLAGRVGDGVIATSGKPPELYENVLGQVAESAKAAGRDPGKFPHQIEIKVSYDTDLQAAKEACTWWAALGLSSEQKQGVDDPLELERLADEDPLIATKRFIVTDDADEVVERVAPYVDLGFTELVFHGPGNDQRRFLELFTRDVLPKLRDRWS; this is translated from the coding sequence GTGAAATACGGCTACAAGGCGTCGGCGGAGCAGTTCGGCACCCGGGAACTACTCGACTACGCGCTGCTGGCCGAGCGACTCGGCCTGGACATCGTGGCGGTCTCCGACCACTTCCAGCCCTGGCGTCATCACGGAGGGCACGCACCGCTGGTGTTCAGCTGGCTCGGCGCCCTCGCCCATGCCTCCGAACGCATCGAGATGGGGACCAGCGTGCTCACCCCGATCCTGCGCTACCACCCCTCCGTGGTCGCCCAGGGATTCGGGACGATCGACCAGTTCGCGCCCGGCCGGGTCTTCCTCGGCGTGGGCACCGGCGAGGCGATGAACGAGGTACCCGCCACCGGCACGCCGTGGCCGGGTGGCAAGGAGCGGCGGGCCCGGCTGGCGGAGGCGGTGACGCTGATCCGGAAGCTGTGGACCGAGGACCGCGTGACGTTCGAGGGTGAGTACTACAGGACCCACAAGGCGACGGTGTACGAACGCCCCGACGTGCCGCTGCCCATCTACGTCGCCGCGGGCGGCCCGCTGGCCGGCAAGCTCGCCGGCCGCGTCGGTGACGGTGTGATCGCCACCAGCGGCAAGCCACCGGAGCTGTACGAGAACGTCCTCGGTCAGGTGGCCGAGTCGGCCAAGGCCGCCGGGCGCGACCCGGGCAAGTTCCCGCACCAGATCGAGATCAAGGTGTCGTACGACACCGACCTGCAGGCCGCGAAGGAGGCCTGCACCTGGTGGGCGGCGCTGGGGCTGAGCTCGGAGCAGAAGCAGGGCGTGGACGACCCGCTGGAGCTGGAACGCCTCGCCGACGAGGACCCACTGATTGCGACGAAGCGGTTCATCGTCACCGACGACGCCGACGAGGTGGTCGAGCGGGTCGCGCCGTACGTCGACCTCGGCTTCACCGAGCTCGTCTTCCACGGGCCCGGCAACGACCAGCGGCGGTTCCTCGAGCTGTTCACCCGGGACGTGCTGCCGAAGCTGCGGGACCGCTGGTCCTGA
- a CDS encoding histone H1-like repetitive region-containing protein — protein MLQIPSRWRGHVLAIATVRSTPDVPSEGGSAVPTTATSARKTAARSIAKRTTAAKRTASTVARKVTKRVTGKSTSPAVKRTTAKRTTATRTTAARKTTARKSPAKRTTAKRTTAKRTTAKRAPAKRAAAKRTAAKKSTAKRATAKRTTAKKTAARKTTAKKTAARKTTAKKATAKMTTAKRATAKRATAKRTTAKKTAAKRTTKKAAAKRAPAKKSTAKRAPTKKSTAKRAPAKKAAAKRTTAKRTTAKRTTARRTTTGTRGMATRGRTRAASMDTAMPIDMPVDTDTMMPMVRPASSPRSTRRG, from the coding sequence ATGTTGCAGATCCCCTCCAGATGGCGGGGTCACGTCCTTGCCATAGCAACGGTCCGGTCAACACCGGATGTCCCCTCAGAGGGAGGCAGTGCGGTGCCCACCACAGCGACATCAGCGAGAAAGACAGCGGCCCGGTCCATCGCGAAGCGGACCACGGCTGCCAAGCGGACCGCCTCGACGGTCGCGCGCAAGGTCACCAAGCGGGTCACGGGGAAGTCGACCTCGCCGGCGGTCAAGCGCACGACCGCGAAGCGGACCACCGCCACGCGGACCACCGCGGCCCGCAAGACCACGGCGAGGAAGTCGCCGGCCAAGCGCACGACCGCGAAGCGGACCACCGCCAAGCGGACGACGGCGAAGCGCGCACCGGCCAAGCGGGCCGCAGCGAAGCGGACCGCGGCGAAGAAGTCCACCGCCAAGCGCGCCACGGCCAAGCGGACGACGGCGAAGAAGACCGCGGCCCGCAAGACCACGGCCAAGAAGACGGCAGCGCGCAAGACCACCGCCAAGAAGGCCACCGCCAAGATGACCACTGCCAAACGCGCCACCGCCAAGCGCGCGACGGCCAAGCGCACCACCGCCAAGAAGACCGCGGCGAAGCGCACCACGAAGAAGGCCGCCGCCAAGCGCGCACCGGCGAAGAAGTCGACGGCGAAGCGGGCTCCCACGAAGAAGTCGACCGCCAAGCGCGCACCGGCGAAGAAGGCCGCCGCCAAGCGGACCACGGCCAAGCGGACCACCGCGAAGCGCACCACGGCCCGGCGGACCACCACCGGGACCCGCGGGATGGCGACTCGCGGACGCACCCGGGCGGCGTCGATGGACACTGCCATGCCCATCGACATGCCCGTCGACACCGACACCATGATGCCGATGGTGCGGCCGGCGAGCTCGCCCCGCTCGACGCGTCGAGGCTGA